In Treponema vincentii, a single window of DNA contains:
- a CDS encoding exo-beta-N-acetylmuramidase NamZ domain-containing protein translates to MKMSVCHLRQLKAAAVLFFLFCIVCQEAVAENRLKLGIEQLPQYRAIFAGKRVGLITNQTGIDSAGTPSAVLLSRSVQLTALFSPEHGIQGNEREGASIGHSADPRTGLPVYSLYGNTKRPTPEMLKDIDILCFDIQDVGARFYTYISTMAYAMEECARYKKQFVVFDRPNPIGGTVEGNMLELEYRSFTGYFPIVQRHGMTVGELALLFNTEYGIHCDLTVIPMTGWDRETYFDELPLIWVPPSPNIPSPLTALVYAGVCLFEGTNLSVGRGTTMPFQYLGAPYIDAYRLADQLNRLGLDGVRFLPAFFTPSISLYTGQLCGGVQIAVTDRCSFSPVKTAIAMFYELKHLYPDKFTINNVGKKYCGLHLLTGCTQLTNPLQTTQDYFTRIEKETKLFSNIRKKYLLY, encoded by the coding sequence ATGAAAATGTCTGTATGCCATTTACGCCAACTAAAGGCAGCGGCGGTATTGTTCTTCTTGTTTTGTATTGTATGCCAAGAAGCCGTTGCAGAAAATCGGTTAAAATTGGGAATTGAACAGTTGCCGCAATATCGTGCCATTTTTGCCGGAAAGCGAGTAGGACTGATTACCAATCAAACCGGTATCGATTCCGCGGGAACGCCCTCTGCGGTGCTGTTGAGCCGGTCGGTGCAGCTTACGGCGCTTTTTTCGCCCGAACACGGTATACAGGGCAACGAACGGGAGGGGGCATCCATCGGACACAGCGCCGATCCGCGAACGGGGCTGCCGGTATACAGCCTTTACGGAAATACCAAACGGCCGACGCCGGAAATGTTAAAAGATATCGACATTCTCTGCTTTGATATTCAAGATGTCGGAGCTCGTTTCTATACCTATATTTCCACCATGGCATACGCGATGGAAGAATGTGCGCGGTATAAAAAACAATTTGTCGTGTTTGACCGCCCAAATCCGATTGGTGGCACCGTCGAGGGGAATATGCTGGAGCTTGAATACCGTTCCTTTACGGGATATTTTCCCATTGTGCAACGGCACGGTATGACGGTCGGGGAACTTGCCTTGCTCTTCAACACCGAATACGGTATTCATTGTGATTTGACGGTAATCCCGATGACAGGCTGGGATAGAGAGACCTACTTTGACGAGCTGCCTCTGATATGGGTGCCGCCGTCTCCCAATATTCCGTCGCCCCTCACCGCGCTCGTATATGCCGGTGTCTGTTTATTTGAAGGAACCAACCTTTCGGTAGGACGGGGAACAACGATGCCGTTTCAATACCTTGGAGCGCCTTATATCGATGCTTACCGTCTAGCTGATCAGCTGAATCGGTTGGGCTTGGACGGCGTGCGTTTTTTGCCCGCATTTTTTACCCCATCGATTTCGCTCTATACGGGGCAGCTCTGCGGGGGAGTACAAATTGCCGTTACCGACCGCTGCAGTTTTTCGCCCGTTAAGACGGCAATTGCCATGTTCTACGAACTCAAGCACCTCTACCCCGACAAGTTTACGATAAACAATGTGGGCAAAAAATATTGCGGCCTCCATTTATTAACAGGTTGTACACAGCTCACCAATCCTTTGCAAACTACACAGGATTATTTTACCCGCATTGAAAAAGAGACAAAGCTGTTTAGCAACATCCGCAAGAAATATCTTCTGTATTAG
- the mgtE gene encoding magnesium transporter yields the protein MEDKTQEMERIQELLDNRHYVALIAELAEMNAVDVAEILDKENAANAVFLFRMLPKDLAAEVFALLSSEQQSAFISSITDKELGPILDELAFDDVVDLVEEMPANAVRKILANSGEEERKLINQFLKYPPDSAGSLMTIEYVSLKKTMTVKQALDYIRETGLKKETIYTCYVTDANRVLEGIVSLKELVLAPEQELIENIFESECIYVNTHDDQESVIAVFKKYAFLALPVVDAEKRLIGIITVDDVMDVMEQEATEDFQIMAAMQPSEDAYLNTGVFTLAKHRIGWLMLLMVSETFTGKIIEHYTELLATLTILTSFIPMLMDTGGNSGSQSSTLIIRGLATGEIQLRDWGKVLWKELRIAIMVGALLGLTIFVKAYFLDGKPILISASVGLTLVVTVTIAKLTGGLLPILAKKLHMDPAIMAGPLITTIVDAVSLIVYFRIAKFLLF from the coding sequence ATGGAAGATAAGACGCAGGAAATGGAGCGGATTCAAGAGCTGCTCGACAATAGGCACTACGTGGCATTAATTGCGGAACTCGCCGAGATGAACGCGGTTGATGTCGCTGAAATATTGGATAAAGAAAATGCGGCAAATGCAGTATTCCTCTTTAGAATGCTTCCCAAGGATCTTGCAGCCGAAGTATTCGCACTCCTTTCGAGTGAACAGCAAAGCGCATTTATCTCATCGATTACCGATAAAGAGCTCGGTCCTATTTTGGACGAACTTGCGTTTGATGACGTCGTAGACCTTGTAGAGGAGATGCCGGCAAACGCAGTACGGAAAATATTAGCGAACTCCGGCGAAGAAGAACGCAAGCTCATCAATCAATTCCTCAAATATCCTCCCGATTCCGCAGGAAGCCTGATGACGATTGAGTACGTCAGCCTTAAAAAGACGATGACGGTAAAACAGGCGTTGGACTACATCAGAGAGACGGGACTTAAAAAAGAAACGATCTATACCTGTTATGTAACCGATGCTAACAGGGTACTTGAGGGCATCGTTTCATTAAAAGAACTCGTGTTGGCGCCCGAACAGGAGCTTATTGAAAATATCTTTGAAAGCGAATGTATCTATGTGAACACGCACGATGATCAAGAAAGCGTTATCGCGGTTTTTAAGAAGTACGCCTTTCTTGCCCTGCCCGTTGTCGATGCGGAAAAACGGCTGATCGGTATTATCACCGTTGACGACGTCATGGATGTTATGGAGCAGGAAGCTACCGAAGACTTCCAGATTATGGCCGCTATGCAGCCGTCCGAAGACGCATACCTGAACACCGGCGTTTTTACACTCGCCAAGCACCGTATCGGCTGGCTGATGCTCCTGATGGTTTCGGAAACCTTTACCGGCAAGATTATCGAACACTACACCGAACTGCTGGCAACACTTACCATACTCACCTCATTTATTCCTATGTTGATGGATACCGGCGGAAATTCGGGCAGCCAGTCATCGACATTGATTATCCGCGGTCTTGCTACCGGCGAAATTCAGCTGCGCGACTGGGGTAAAGTATTATGGAAGGAACTCCGTATCGCAATTATGGTAGGTGCGCTGCTCGGGCTAACTATTTTTGTAAAGGCTTATTTCTTGGACGGAAAACCGATTCTGATTTCTGCAAGTGTCGGGCTAACGCTTGTTGTAACCGTTACTATTGCAAAACTCACCGGCGGACTTTTACCGATTCTTGCAAAAAAACTCCACATGGATCCCGCTATTATGGCAGGCCCGCTCATCACCACGATTGTAGATGCGGTCAGCCTTATCGTTTATTTTAGAATCGCAAAGTTCCTGTTGTTTTAA
- a CDS encoding diacylglycerol/polyprenol kinase family protein, with protein MKWFERFRYRTFSQTASVEELLVEVFRKTIHLSSALTVVFAEHWYTPTIIAIVAITLLYCISEFFRMRGYELGIIAHITRYASRARDKGRFVLGPLTLATGVLAALLFFPMHTAKIAIFALAFGDGLASLVGKRFGKIHLAFFKDKTVAGSVTCFAAVFLSSFAVSGKFWKSLVLGIAGACIEMLPLKDYDNLLIPVAIGFLALLLHA; from the coding sequence ATGAAATGGTTTGAACGCTTCCGATACCGTACATTCTCTCAAACTGCCTCCGTAGAGGAACTGTTGGTTGAAGTGTTTAGGAAAACCATTCATCTGTCTTCTGCTTTAACCGTTGTATTTGCCGAACACTGGTATACGCCTACGATTATCGCTATTGTTGCTATCACGCTGCTCTACTGTATCTCAGAATTTTTTCGTATGCGCGGCTATGAGCTTGGTATCATTGCGCATATTACTCGTTACGCATCACGGGCACGCGATAAAGGGCGGTTCGTATTGGGACCGCTAACACTTGCCACCGGAGTGCTTGCCGCACTTTTGTTTTTCCCCATGCATACGGCAAAAATTGCAATATTTGCACTTGCTTTCGGGGACGGCCTTGCGAGCCTTGTCGGAAAGCGTTTTGGAAAAATTCACTTAGCTTTTTTTAAAGATAAGACCGTTGCCGGAAGTGTAACCTGCTTTGCCGCTGTGTTCCTTTCGTCCTTTGCCGTCAGCGGAAAGTTTTGGAAAAGCCTTGTATTGGGTATTGCCGGGGCGTGTATCGAAATGCTGCCCCTAAAAGATTATGACAACCTTTTGATACCGGTTGCTATCGGTTTTCTTGCCTTACTGCTCCATGCGTAA
- a CDS encoding NYN domain-containing protein, with protein sequence MDRKYVLLIDGDNIPPSFLEAIITEVSKEGELLIKRLYGDWTTPNMNGWKNWLEKIPIRPVQQFRNGPNATDNTIIMDAIELANTNKSINAVCIVSTDSDYYSLALKLREYGLYVLGIGKQNAKALWVNACNEFKYLENLDSATTPEEESQDSPFDSLEKLLNHAYKNSRMTEDGWVSLSDLGKSIRRSMPEFDPRSYNHNTLREILEAFPDQYEMTTDRLVPPNHWIKAKEQQKSDTLSGTIKRFKGNWGIIETVDHGDFYFGLTNLTKSSRRKKITEGMQVRFKVFKEPNADGENFAERNGKATDVELR encoded by the coding sequence ATGGACAGAAAATATGTACTACTGATCGACGGCGACAATATTCCGCCGAGTTTTTTGGAAGCCATTATCACCGAAGTTTCTAAAGAAGGCGAATTATTGATAAAACGTTTATATGGAGACTGGACAACACCGAATATGAACGGGTGGAAAAATTGGCTTGAAAAGATCCCCATTCGTCCGGTACAACAATTTCGTAACGGGCCAAATGCAACCGATAATACTATCATTATGGATGCTATTGAGCTTGCCAACACCAATAAAAGTATTAATGCTGTTTGCATCGTTTCGACTGATTCCGACTATTATAGCCTTGCGCTTAAATTGCGGGAGTACGGGCTTTATGTTCTCGGTATTGGGAAACAAAATGCTAAGGCTCTTTGGGTAAACGCTTGTAATGAATTTAAATATCTGGAAAACCTCGATAGTGCAACAACCCCTGAAGAGGAGAGTCAAGATTCTCCCTTCGATTCTCTGGAAAAATTATTAAACCATGCCTATAAAAACTCACGAATGACAGAAGACGGATGGGTCAGTCTTTCCGATTTAGGCAAATCCATCCGACGGAGTATGCCGGAATTTGATCCCCGATCTTATAACCATAATACCTTACGAGAAATTCTTGAAGCTTTTCCCGATCAATATGAAATGACAACCGATAGACTGGTTCCGCCTAACCATTGGATTAAAGCGAAAGAACAACAAAAAAGCGATACGTTAAGCGGCACCATTAAACGCTTTAAAGGAAACTGGGGAATTATCGAAACTGTCGATCACGGCGATTTCTACTTTGGTCTTACAAACCTTACCAAATCTTCCCGTCGTAAAAAGATTACGGAAGGAATGCAGGTACGCTTCAAGGTGTTTAAGGAACCGAACGCTGACGGAGAGAACTTTGCCGAAAGAAACGGCAAGGCAACAGACGTGGAACTACGATAA
- a CDS encoding ABC transporter ATP-binding protein, whose amino-acid sequence MITMFKRLLHFSGAEKRRLILSFIFHIGNSFFEMLPIMAILTVLSGILSTISGNGMSYKTIWVSLGIMLLSIVGKIVFINIASINRTLGSFAMCSEWRMNLGEKLKRAPMGYFSEHRLGDITAAVTTTLGDLETSAVTVLEAVAGGFIHAFVINVWLFVYEWRIGLLMLAGLLISFLIYAKTQAAGEKYSPRRQAAQAQLVTGILEYIQGMTVVKAFGLGEQSGKTVDAAISESAAANIILEKIFSELAAAFQTIFKVVRAAILITAPYLLMHGNITPKKCLLLTVASFMIYATVELAGSTAAVARVVDASLDRLEEISDMPLLDENGTEHIPNNYDITVRNISFSYDRNDTKEVIRNVDFTVPQKTSCAIVGPSGSGKTTLCNLIARFWDVSQGEILLGGINVKDYTCDSLLKNFSIVFQRVYLFEDTIENNIRFGRPDATMDEVIAAAKKACCHDFITALPDGYQTRIGENGATLSGGEKQRISIARAILKDAPVIILDEATASVDPENEHELQTAIEELTKNKTLLMIAHRLNTVRKADQIIVLDEGRIVQRGTHAELMKQAGLYRRFVGIREEAIGWKIDRRER is encoded by the coding sequence ATGATTACTATGTTTAAACGATTGTTGCATTTTTCAGGTGCGGAAAAAAGAAGATTGATACTCTCTTTTATTTTTCATATCGGTAATTCGTTTTTTGAGATGCTTCCCATTATGGCAATTCTGACGGTTCTCTCCGGAATCCTTTCCACCATTTCAGGAAATGGGATGTCGTACAAAACGATTTGGGTATCGCTCGGAATTATGCTGCTCAGTATTGTGGGCAAAATCGTTTTTATCAATATCGCTTCTATAAATAGAACATTGGGAAGTTTTGCCATGTGCAGCGAGTGGCGGATGAACCTCGGTGAAAAATTAAAGCGTGCACCGATGGGGTATTTCAGTGAGCACCGATTAGGAGACATTACCGCTGCGGTTACCACCACACTCGGTGATCTTGAAACAAGTGCGGTAACGGTGCTGGAGGCGGTCGCAGGCGGATTTATTCACGCCTTTGTTATCAATGTATGGCTGTTTGTTTATGAATGGAGAATCGGATTGCTGATGCTTGCCGGTCTTTTAATTTCGTTTTTGATTTATGCAAAAACTCAAGCTGCGGGAGAAAAATATTCACCGCGCAGGCAGGCGGCGCAAGCACAACTGGTAACCGGTATTTTGGAATACATTCAAGGGATGACGGTGGTAAAAGCATTCGGACTCGGCGAGCAATCCGGTAAAACGGTTGATGCAGCAATCAGTGAAAGCGCAGCGGCAAATATCATTTTGGAAAAGATTTTCTCCGAACTCGCGGCTGCTTTTCAAACAATATTCAAAGTGGTTAGAGCGGCAATACTCATTACAGCCCCCTATCTTTTAATGCATGGAAATATAACACCGAAAAAATGTTTGTTGCTGACTGTCGCAAGTTTTATGATTTATGCAACGGTGGAACTTGCCGGAAGTACGGCCGCTGTTGCACGGGTAGTTGATGCTTCTCTTGACCGGCTGGAAGAAATATCGGATATGCCGTTATTGGATGAAAACGGTACGGAGCATATTCCGAATAATTATGACATTACGGTTCGGAATATTTCTTTTTCTTACGATAGAAATGATACAAAAGAAGTGATACGGAATGTCGATTTTACGGTGCCGCAAAAAACAAGCTGCGCGATTGTCGGACCGTCCGGTTCGGGAAAAACAACACTGTGTAATTTAATTGCGCGCTTTTGGGACGTCAGTCAGGGTGAAATTTTACTTGGCGGTATCAACGTTAAGGACTACACATGCGACAGTCTTTTGAAAAATTTTTCTATTGTGTTTCAGCGCGTATACCTGTTTGAAGATACGATAGAAAACAATATCCGTTTCGGTAGGCCGGATGCAACGATGGACGAAGTGATTGCCGCAGCAAAAAAAGCCTGCTGTCATGATTTTATCACTGCACTGCCGGACGGGTATCAAACTAGAATCGGAGAAAACGGCGCAACACTGTCGGGGGGAGAAAAGCAGCGTATCTCCATCGCGCGGGCAATTCTCAAGGATGCGCCTGTTATTATTTTAGACGAAGCGACTGCCAGTGTCGATCCTGAAAATGAACACGAGTTGCAAACAGCTATCGAGGAGCTGACAAAAAATAAAACGCTCTTGATGATTGCGCACCGTTTAAATACGGTACGCAAAGCGGATCAAATTATTGTGCTTGACGAAGGACGTATTGTGCAACGGGGTACTCATGCCGAACTTATGAAACAGGCAGGGCTATACCGGAGATTTGTCGGCATCCGTGAAGAAGCAATCGGGTGGAAGATTGATCGGAGAGAACGTTAG
- a CDS encoding ABC transporter ATP-binding protein translates to MEKLSKTGEHTAEKTALQYLLELAKPCKRLLVTSVIFAVLGAAAGIIPYLAVSRLIIRICARDYTLQAIFVTALIALAGYLGQLYLSTLSTIRSHRAAFTVLKNIRMQLTAKLSRVPMGFILDTPSGKFKTMLVDTVEKLELPLAHIIPELTANLLIPFLMLVYFFYLDWRLALTAFATFPLGLICYMGMMKDYEKRYAKVLTASKNMDAATVEYIGGIEVIKAFNQSTVSYRKYTEAIAENENAKAEWFKKTNPYYAAGIAIAPSSLLGVLPLGCWFFIHGSISAGSFISCIILSLGLIAPLIQALRYTDSLAMVDSTVKEIAKLLEAEEMNRPKNGVPIKENTIAFSHVSFAYSDTEVLHDISFQAVPNGMTAFVDPSGSGKSTIARLIASFWEASKGSVMIGGCDARNIPLSQVMERVGYVSQDNYLFHLSIRENIRIGKPDATDAEIEQAAKKASCHEFIKALPQGYDTVAGDGGNNLSGGEKQRIAIARAILKDSPIIMLDEATAFTDPENEAVIQRSIGELVAGKTLIVIAHRLSTITMADKIIVMNHGRIESEGRHQSLLESCELYRTLWNAHISVSDKKSGEAV, encoded by the coding sequence ATGGAAAAATTGTCAAAAACCGGTGAACATACTGCGGAAAAAACCGCTTTACAGTATCTATTGGAGCTTGCAAAACCCTGTAAGAGGCTGCTCGTCACTTCCGTGATTTTTGCCGTATTGGGCGCAGCTGCGGGAATTATACCATACCTTGCCGTGTCCCGCCTTATCATTCGGATATGCGCACGGGATTATACCCTACAGGCAATTTTTGTAACGGCACTTATTGCACTTGCCGGGTATCTTGGGCAGCTCTATCTGTCTACACTTTCTACGATACGTTCTCACCGTGCGGCGTTTACCGTGCTGAAAAACATCCGTATGCAGCTGACGGCAAAGCTCTCCCGCGTTCCGATGGGTTTTATACTGGATACCCCATCCGGTAAATTCAAAACAATGCTGGTCGATACGGTAGAAAAACTGGAATTACCGCTTGCTCATATCATACCGGAACTGACGGCTAATCTGCTGATTCCTTTTTTAATGTTAGTCTATTTCTTTTATCTTGATTGGCGCTTAGCGCTTACCGCTTTTGCAACTTTTCCGCTCGGCCTTATTTGTTATATGGGGATGATGAAGGACTACGAAAAGCGGTATGCAAAAGTTCTTACGGCAAGTAAAAATATGGATGCCGCAACGGTTGAATACATCGGCGGCATCGAAGTGATAAAAGCCTTTAATCAAAGCACCGTATCATATCGGAAATATACTGAGGCAATAGCGGAAAATGAGAATGCGAAAGCGGAATGGTTTAAAAAGACCAATCCTTACTACGCTGCGGGAATTGCAATTGCTCCTTCCAGTTTATTAGGTGTGCTGCCTCTCGGCTGTTGGTTTTTCATACACGGGAGTATATCCGCCGGAAGTTTTATATCGTGTATCATCTTGTCGCTCGGTCTTATTGCACCGCTCATTCAGGCGCTGCGTTACACGGACAGTCTTGCAATGGTAGACTCTACCGTAAAAGAAATTGCGAAATTGTTGGAAGCGGAAGAAATGAACCGTCCGAAGAATGGTGTGCCCATTAAAGAAAATACTATTGCATTTTCTCATGTATCGTTTGCATATAGCGATACGGAAGTTTTGCATGACATTTCATTTCAAGCGGTTCCGAATGGGATGACTGCATTTGTCGATCCGTCCGGTTCGGGCAAATCTACCATTGCCCGCTTAATCGCCTCGTTTTGGGAAGCAAGCAAAGGTTCGGTTATGATAGGCGGCTGCGATGCACGGAACATTCCGCTTTCGCAAGTGATGGAGCGAGTTGGCTATGTTTCACAGGATAATTATTTATTCCATTTATCCATTCGGGAAAACATACGGATTGGGAAACCGGACGCTACGGATGCCGAGATAGAACAGGCTGCAAAGAAAGCAAGCTGCCACGAGTTTATCAAGGCACTTCCTCAAGGGTATGATACGGTCGCAGGAGACGGAGGGAATAATCTTTCCGGCGGAGAGAAGCAGCGCATTGCAATCGCACGCGCAATACTAAAAGACAGTCCCATCATTATGCTGGATGAAGCGACCGCTTTTACCGACCCCGAAAATGAAGCAGTCATTCAGCGTTCTATCGGAGAACTGGTTGCAGGAAAAACATTGATCGTCATTGCGCATCGGCTTTCGACTATCACGATGGCAGATAAAATTATCGTTATGAATCACGGACGCATTGAATCGGAGGGTAGGCATCAATCGCTGTTGGAATCGTGCGAACTGTATCGCACACTGTGGAATGCGCACATCAGCGTAAGCGATAAAAAATCTGGGGAGGCTGTATGA
- the vapC gene encoding type II toxin-antitoxin system tRNA(fMet)-specific endonuclease VapC, which yields MYLLDTNICIFLIKNTFPVLTKRIFATSGNDLFLSSISIAEMEYGASKSQNREKNRKALLDFCVDFNILDFTAEDTETYGMIRAYLEKEGSVIDPYDMQIAAQAMTRNLIVITNNYDEFARIPWIKVEDWTKK from the coding sequence ATGTATTTGCTGGATACGAATATTTGTATTTTTCTCATTAAGAATACATTTCCCGTTCTCACTAAAAGGATTTTTGCGACAAGCGGTAATGATCTGTTTTTATCGTCTATTTCAATCGCTGAAATGGAATATGGAGCCTCAAAAAGTCAGAACAGAGAAAAAAATCGAAAGGCTTTATTAGACTTTTGTGTTGATTTTAATATTCTTGATTTTACGGCAGAAGATACGGAAACATATGGTATGATCAGAGCGTATCTTGAAAAGGAGGGGAGCGTTATCGATCCGTATGATATGCAAATTGCAGCCCAAGCTATGACAAGAAATTTAATCGTTATAACAAATAATTACGATGAATTTGCTAGAATTCCCTGGATAAAAGTAGAAGACTGGACAAAGAAATAG
- the vapB gene encoding type II toxin-antitoxin system antitoxin VapB — translation MVCAKVFMSGNSQAVRIPKEFHIDDTELFIKKIGTTIILYPQNRPWENLKKSLSEFSDDFMAEGRKQPSLTEREAF, via the coding sequence ATGGTTTGTGCAAAAGTCTTTATGAGTGGGAACAGTCAAGCGGTGAGGATTCCAAAAGAATTTCATATTGACGATACAGAACTCTTTATCAAGAAGATTGGAACAACAATAATTTTGTATCCTCAAAATCGTCCCTGGGAAAATCTTAAAAAAAGTTTATCGGAATTCTCTGATGACTTTATGGCGGAAGGGAGAAAGCAACCTTCATTGACAGAAAGAGAAGCATTTTAA
- a CDS encoding TetR/AcrR family transcriptional regulator, with protein MNISDTQKKILEIGKQEFLQKGFKDASLRKIVADAGFTQGAFYGYYPDKEALFTALVSEAADGLVEQFKHAQEAHFDLIEKSETQFSRKLSTEYLQIFVNYIYDNFDAFKLVICRSAGTKYEHYIHDLVELEVSVTEKYYRLLRKRGKLEGVVSRELHHMITSAYFTAVFETVAHDMSRKKALEYVKELAVFFNCGWDGILKLT; from the coding sequence ATGAACATATCCGACACACAGAAAAAAATATTGGAAATCGGCAAACAGGAATTTTTGCAGAAAGGTTTTAAGGATGCATCATTAAGGAAAATTGTAGCGGATGCCGGTTTTACGCAGGGGGCATTCTACGGTTATTACCCCGATAAGGAAGCATTATTTACCGCGCTGGTATCCGAAGCGGCAGACGGTTTGGTTGAACAATTCAAACATGCGCAAGAAGCTCATTTCGATTTAATCGAAAAAAGTGAAACGCAATTCAGCAGGAAACTGTCTACGGAATATCTGCAGATTTTCGTAAACTATATTTATGATAATTTCGATGCATTTAAACTCGTAATTTGCCGGTCTGCCGGAACAAAGTACGAGCACTATATTCACGATTTAGTTGAGCTTGAGGTATCCGTCACCGAAAAATACTACCGCCTTTTACGAAAGCGAGGAAAGCTTGAAGGTGTTGTGAGCCGTGAACTGCATCACATGATTACAAGCGCCTATTTTACCGCCGTGTTTGAAACAGTTGCTCATGATATGTCTCGCAAAAAAGCGCTTGAGTATGTAAAAGAATTAGCCGTCTTTTTTAACTGCGGTTGGGACGGTATTTTAAAGCTAACGTAA
- a CDS encoding CCA tRNA nucleotidyltransferase, which produces MEQKFPVSSLLKEISGYFHEAGFSAYLVGGAVRDFFLKKKASDWDIATNAQPQEVMRLFRRTIPTGIEHGTVTIIYKNKHIECTTFRTETDYIDGRHPAAVAYTASIEADLARRDFTMNAIAVSLPDGEIVDPFNGRADIRAGRIQTVGNPLDRFLEDGLRPVRAVRFAAQLDFTVDAGTLQAIPQALHITKKISIERFREEFTKMLSCQTPLTGLRLMESTGLLNLFIPELMECRGIGQGSYHHFDVLDHSFLVCNACPAGMEHIHIRLAGLFHDIGKPAARKEAVDGSCTFYRHEAISEKMTRSIMRRLKYSNAEIEKTAHLVAEHMFHYDPSWTDAAVRRFIVRVGKENIDDLFALRKADVFGLTGTYAEPNFLVEFTARIDTLLKEDGAYSLKDLAVNGKDLMAIGIPAGKCLGLVLHDLLETVLDDPAQNTKEALLPIAAALYERIQRFQ; this is translated from the coding sequence ATGGAACAAAAATTTCCCGTTTCTTCTCTGCTCAAAGAAATCAGCGGATATTTCCATGAAGCGGGCTTTTCCGCATATCTCGTAGGAGGGGCTGTCCGCGATTTTTTCTTAAAGAAAAAAGCAAGCGATTGGGATATTGCAACCAATGCGCAACCGCAGGAAGTAATGCGCTTATTCCGGCGGACAATTCCTACCGGAATAGAACACGGTACCGTTACTATCATCTATAAAAATAAGCATATCGAATGTACAACTTTCCGTACCGAAACGGATTATATCGACGGACGGCACCCTGCAGCGGTTGCATATACGGCAAGTATAGAAGCAGACCTTGCCCGCCGCGATTTTACGATGAATGCCATTGCAGTTTCTCTTCCTGACGGAGAAATCGTCGATCCCTTTAACGGCAGAGCGGATATCCGTGCAGGGCGGATTCAAACAGTCGGGAATCCGCTCGACCGATTTTTAGAGGATGGCTTGCGTCCCGTCCGTGCTGTCCGCTTTGCAGCGCAGCTCGACTTTACCGTCGATGCAGGAACATTGCAAGCAATCCCGCAGGCGCTGCATATCACCAAAAAAATTTCGATTGAACGATTCCGCGAAGAGTTTACAAAAATGCTCAGCTGTCAAACCCCGCTTACCGGCTTGCGGCTAATGGAAAGCACGGGGCTGCTGAATCTCTTTATTCCGGAACTGATGGAATGCCGTGGCATCGGGCAGGGAAGCTATCATCACTTTGATGTACTCGACCACAGTTTTCTGGTGTGCAATGCCTGCCCAGCAGGAATGGAACACATCCATATCCGGCTTGCGGGACTTTTCCACGATATCGGGAAGCCCGCTGCCCGCAAGGAAGCGGTGGACGGCAGCTGTACCTTTTACCGTCATGAAGCTATTTCCGAGAAAATGACTCGCAGCATTATGCGACGCCTGAAATACTCCAATGCCGAAATAGAAAAGACTGCTCATTTAGTTGCCGAACACATGTTCCATTATGATCCTTCATGGACTGACGCCGCTGTCCGCCGTTTTATCGTCCGCGTTGGGAAAGAAAATATCGATGATTTATTTGCGTTGCGAAAAGCGGATGTTTTCGGGCTCACCGGTACGTATGCAGAGCCGAACTTTCTTGTAGAATTTACGGCACGGATTGATACGCTCCTCAAAGAGGACGGGGCGTACAGCCTTAAAGATTTAGCGGTTAATGGAAAGGATCTAATGGCTATCGGTATCCCGGCGGGGAAATGTCTCGGTCTTGTTTTGCATGATCTTTTGGAAACGGTATTGGATGATCCTGCGCAAAACACTAAAGAGGCGCTCTTACCCATTGCCGCAGCGCTCTATGAGCGGATACAACGGTTTCAATAG